GCTCGCCCCTGCCTGAGGCTCTGTGAGGGCTTCAGAAAGATCTGGAAGGCAGCCTGGGGCCACAGTGCTGcatcccccaccccaggctcttgATATCAGTGGGTGGAAGACTGGATTGTCCCAAAGGAATAAAGCAGGGGAGGGGCTTGCTtgggggagggctgggcagggggctcCAGAGCATCGTggggcctcctccctcctctcctcttcctcactcACCACCTCCTCCTTCACCTCCTCCTCCTGTGGTTCAGGCTTGGCCTCATCTTCCATGGCCTTCTTCTGAGAGTCCGACTTGGCCTCTGGAGCATTGGCTTTCTCCTGGGCTTCAGCCTTGGGCTCCTCGGTCTTGTCGCTCTCCTCCTGAGAGGCCAGTGTGGCCTCCTGCTTCCcagcagcctccctgcctccagccatggcctcctccttccctttggcCTCCCTGTCTCCAGCCTtggcctcctccttcccagcagcctccctgcctccagccttggcctcctccttccctttggcCTCCCTGTCTCCAGCCTtggcctcctccttcccagcagcctccctgcctccagccatGGTCTCCTCCTTCCCTTTGGCCTCCCTGTCTCCAGCCTtggcctcctccttcccagcagcctccctgcctccagccatggcctcctccttccctttggcCTCCCTGTCTCCAGCTATGGCCTCCTGCTTCCCAGCAGCCTCCCTGTCTCCAGCCATGGTCTCCTCCTTCCCAGCAGCCTCCCTGTCTCCAGCCTtggcctcctccttcccagcagcctccctgcctccagctatggcctcctccttccctttggcCTCCCTGTCTCCAGCCTtggcctcctccttcccagcagcctccctgcctccagctatgacctcctccttccctttggcCTCCCTGTCTCCAGCCTtggcctcctccttcccagcagcctccctgcctccagccatGGCCTCCTCCTTCCCGTTGGCCTCCCTGTCTCCAGCCTTGGTCTCCTCCTTCCCTTTGGCCTCCCTGTCTCTAACCTTGGCCTCCTCCTTCCCAgtagcctccctgcctccagccatggcctcctccttccctttggcCTCTCTGCCTCCAGCCTtggcctcctccttcccagcAGCCTCCCTGCCTCTAGCCTTGTCTTCCTGCTCCCCAGCAGCCTGTGCCTCATCATTCACGTTGGCTTTCTCCCAAGATCCAGGCTTGGCCTCTTTCTCATCAGCCTTCTGCTTCTCAGAGGCCAATGTGGTCTCCTCTTTTCCCTCAGCCTCCTTGGGCTCAGAGTTGGTCTCTTCTTTCCTATCCGCCATCTCCTGAGGAGCCACGGTGGTCTCTTTCTTCCCACTGTCCTCCTTTGGAAGTTCAGCCTCCCCTTTGGATTTCCCCTGGAATTCAGCTGACATGCTGTCCTCAGCTGGTGCCCTTTCCTGCTTTCCTGCCCCATCTGGAGGCCCCTCTGTGACAGTCCTCTCAGCTGGGCCTGTGGCCTCCTCCTCAGCAGAGGCTCCCCCTCCCACTGTCTCTGGGACCTCCGTGGTTGGGGACACAGGGGTCCCGTCCTCAGAGGGCTTCCCTTCCTTCCGCTCCATCTCTGAAAAGAGAAGACAAGCAGGCCTGGTCATGCCCCCTTTCTGCCGGTGAAGGCCCTGGAGTCTGGAGACCTGCGATTCAGTCCTGGGTCCCCCACTGCTCGGACATGTGACACAAGTAGCCACTTTCCCTTTGGCTAAATGAAGTGATAGAACACCACATCCCCCAACATGGGGTGCTGGGCCAGCCACGTCTACTTGACGTTGGATGATGTCCACCTAAAGGTCCTCTGCAGGTTGTGACTTGGGCTTTAAGGAACACTGGGTTCTGTAATGCCTTTTCAATGACTTGGCCTCTTTTCGAATAAGCCAGTGAGGTGGTTATAGTCTGACTAGCCTCCTAGACCCCCATGGAGCACTTGCTATTCTCCCCTTTTGATGGAGATAGCTGCCCTCACGCTCAGAGCCCAAAGCAGACAGAAGTCTCTAGATAGAACTTAAtaatactgttttttgttttgttttgagtatttattttatctatttattttggctgcgccgggtcttcgttgaggcatgtgggctcttttagttgcggcatgcatgcaggatctagttccctgaccagagatcgaacccagccCTCCTGCCTTGGAAGCTCCGAGTCTTacccaatggaccaccagggacgtccctgataatactgttttgattccattgtatttatttttacagttactttctgtttctggccAGTGATATCGAGTTTCCATTTCCAAGAGTGATATAAAGTttcttttataaatacatttattgaagTAAAGTAAGTTAATTCCAAGGAAGACGTTCAGGAGAGCAGAATACAGGATACAAAATACCTAAATCATGGAGGTGGTGTTCAAGTGCCTGAAATCTGGGAAACCCTGGGCCAGCTTGGTCGCTGGGTCTCTGCCAGCACTGCCAGCCTGTGTGTGTGGTTCTCTGAAGAGCTGGGCCTGGGCATGGAAGCGTTTCTTTTGGTGAAGAACAGAAAATACTCTCCCTAAGTAACCTCTGCAGGGAGATCTGATCCTCCAACTTTATCATGAGGTTTCTTATTCAAGTACTGTATATACAGTCAGCCTTCCTTTTCCGTGGGTTCTGTGGATTCCACCAACCTTGGATGgaaaaaacttgaagaaaaaattccagaaaattccaaaaggcaaacttgaatttgctgccacttcaactatttacatagcatttacattgttatGAACAACTGTTTACATAACATTTTCATTGTActgggtattataagtaatctagagatgatttaaagtattagAGAGGATTGTAAGGTTCTATGCAAATACAACATTTCCTATGAGGGACTGGTGCATCCACAGATTTTCATATCcgcaagggaagctgggactaATCCCCCACAGACATTAAGGGATGATTGTACTGTCCGATCTACAAAAACAGctcaggggtggggggcggcggaCAGGGTCAGCTCCTTCAGCCTTCTGCCCTTCTTGCGGGGGGGGGTCTGTTTACAGAGAAAATAATCCCCAAATAACgttcagggcatgactcaggcaGTAAAAAAGTACACACTCCTTGTCACTGGCTAAAAATACCTCCTGCCCTCTGCAGGGCCATCGTTCTGGATACAGTACCCAGGGTACCTGAGTAACTGGGACAGAGGCAAGAAGACAGGTGTATGAGGGACAGGGCTCTGTTTCTGCCACCCATTCAGTTCTTACTGCCCCCAGATCAAAGTCCTGGTGTCCCTGGATTTGGTCTCCCACCGTTTCCTAGGAAGTAGGCTGGGATTTTCAAAGATGCTCACGCTGCCCTCCAATTCCACCCCTCCCACCAGAGCCCCTTCATGGTTCAGCAGCTCCGGGAATCTATTAAAGTTAGAGGGAAACAAATGAGCCTGGGAGATGGAATGCACATCTGCAGGGAGCTAGGAGCATACCTTGACCCCCATCCCCTGGTCTGAGACCTGAGCAAGTCTCTTTACCTCTCTGGAGAGAGCCTCGGTTTCCAATACAATGACAGGATTGGTCTAGATCAGGTTTGCAAACTGTGTTCTGTGGAAAACTAGGGTCTCCTAAGACCTTATTAAGGGCTGCGGTGGCGGGGGAGGTGTTCTTTGGCTAAGGTTGTTCCAGAAACAGCCTACCCTTGACCCTTTTAGAGTCTTACAACTTCATTAGCACTTAAATAGATTCCAGATACCCCATGGTAAAGGAACCTTAATTTTGCTTAGCTCTATTTAACTTGCTTTTCTCCAAACCTATGTggccatggatttttttttttcttgcttcgttttctttttgctttattttccctgAGGTGCGTCTATTGCCCTCTTGAACGATGCCACCTTTAGCAGAAGAAACTATGTCAAGTGCCGGTCTAAATGATCCACACAACACATCCCTGCCTTGCACTCTTGTTCGGAAGGTGGTACGGAGGAGTGAAAATAATTGATTCTGGAGCTTTCTATGATGGGATCCCAGCTCCTACTGCTTCTCCCACTGTAACCTTGAGCAAGCTACTTACCCTCCCTGTATTTTGATTTCTGGAGATAAAAATAGGTCTCACCTCATAGGGACAGTGGAGGGTTAAGGAAGCCAATGCATAGAAAGTATTTTGGGGTGTGCCTGGCATGGAAGGAGCACTCAGTACACATCAGCTTATATGGTGTAGGCTGGCCTCTGCCCAGCCCTGTGCCAGATTAAGGTCCTGACTCAGCCATGAGGGCATTTAGTTGGTAAAAGACAAGGCAAAAAGAACTGAACACCAACGAGATGATAagccctttttatttatttatttaaaaaaaaattttggctgcaccgtgcagcacatgggatcttaattccccgacctgggatcgaacccgtgccccctgcattgggagtgcagagtcttaaccactggaccgccagggaagttccgaTAAGCCGTTTTTGTACCTCAAATGTGGGAGTAATTGGCTAAGACATAGCTGAGTGCTGCAGCCATCTTACCCTTCATCTACATGCTACACACTTAGCATGGTGGAGGGGAAGGgcaggtgtacacacacacacacacacacacacacacacacacccctcagccATCCTGTGCGCTCATCACCTCAGCTTTCCACCCTCCAGCCTTGTCATAAATAGCCAAGGAGTGAAGAAACTCAGAATACTGAGACACCCGGATAacaccacccacccccagcatTAATTCCATAGCAGTTTACAGCTTGCGCTGCGGTGTCCTGCTTTACCTCCCTACTTCCTGACTCTAACCCTTCTGAATAAGTGTTcctggccccattttacagagtagGAATTTGAGGCTTGGGGAGTTGAAGTCCCTTGATAAAGTCATAGGACAGTTAAATGGCCCAACTGTACctagaacccaggtttcctgacAACCAGTCCAGAGCATGTGCCAGAGACACTGCCCCTGCCAGCTCCTCAGCCAGTGTCGCTTCAAAGGCTCCAGCCCAGGATGAGGGGCGCCCCACTGGTGGGGAGGGCAGTCCGATATGGCTGGAGAGGTCAGCTCTCTCTTCCAAGTGCACGGCAGACCTTCCTCTCCACTTTCCTCCCTCGTTCCTTccccaggaaggaggaaggaaagattcATTCCACCCCTGTTTTTTGTCCACTGCAGACagctcccctctctctcttcctgtttttctcaGCAGACTGGAAGGAAAAGTACCCAGGAGCCCGAGTTCCAAGCCCCACATGGTACAGACAACGTTTGATGGCTCAGCTAACACCTCCACGATCCACTGCCCCCCAGTCTGTCTTCCAGTGGCCCTAAAGCTTTCACCATCCCTCACCTCAGCAGGGACATCCCTTGGAGATGTCACTGTCAACTGCTTAGAGACTCTGCCTCCCACCCCAACTGAACTGGTAAGTCTCCCAAGGCCCTCTCTGCCCGTCAGGTCCACATGGATGGCCACCTGCAGGCTGCTCGGTGGGTGACCTCAAGTTGCCCAGCACCGCAGGGCTGAGTCCCCAAACTCTGGCATTGAAAAAGAGTGGACATAGTGATGGAGAGACTTAGGAAGGAGCCTGGATTTCTCCAACTGTGGGGCCCTGCTTGGAGGCTCCTCGGGCCCTTGGAAGATGGGAGAGGAGTTGGCAGATGGAGGGGGTGCCTAGAAAGGGGCCCAGGGCTTCTCCTACCTGTAGGGCCTCTCCCTGGGGGCTTGGAGCTGTCTCCTTCCTCCAGCTGAGCGGCTGCACTCCCGGGCTGTCTTTAAGCCCCTGCGGCTTCTAGCCCCCAGCTCTTCAGTCCCcgctcccccccccccgcccccgcaagATCCTGGGGCTGCAGACGAGCATTGTTTACTGTCCTGTTGGTACAACACTCTCCCCTGGACTGGGAGGCTCGGATTTCCCATGGAGTTCTGACAGGTGGCACCTTTCAATCACAGCCAGTGCCTCCCGCCTGACACCGGGCAGCATCCGTCCTGCGATCATCTCCCTTCCCGATGTACTCGCCTGGCCCTGGCAACTCCCCAGACCATCTGCAGGCCCATTTGGAGCATGGTCACCAGCTGTCTGGCCTCCCCTGCCAATCCAGAGCGTAGGCTAGGCCTCCTctgcaccccctcccccaccacgttCCTTTAAATAGTCCCTTGTACCCTTCCTCAGACTAAAGCAGCTGCAGAAGGGTGGGCTAAGAAGGGGTGAAGGGGCCAGCTGCGGAGGGGGCGATGTCTCTCAGGGCTCCCACTGGGCGGGGAGcggctggggagagagagaagagtgatGGCCCAAGCTGATGGGCCGCTGCGCTGAGAGTCAAGTAAATACAAAGACGAGTTCTATTTGGAGCCGGGGTGACGGGTACACAGGAGGCTCTGAACAGATTTTTGTGCTGAATCGAGATTTTGCTCAGAAAGACAAAACACCTTTACCTCCTGTAGGTGTCCTGTGATCTAAGAAACATACTACTTTTGGAGAATGTGTTAAGGGCTTGtgactcccctccccctccccctccccctccccactgcttcAGCAACACTGGCCTCCTTCGTATCCCTCCGATGAGTCGATTCCTTTCCATACTCAGGACTGTAAACCGTTCTGCTTCTGCTCTTTGCAAGGCTGgttctttctcattctccttcTCTCAGCTCAAATTTCCTTTCCACAGAGAGGTCTCCCATGACCTTGAGATCCTCTCCATCGCttctgcatattttattttcttatggaaTATGGATTGGAATCCAAAGTTATCTTATTCATTTCCTTGTTACCTGACTTTCTCTCTAGActctaagctccatgagggcagggactttgtcatGTTCATGGCTGTATGCCCAGGGCCCAGCAAATTGCCTGGGTCATatgaagtgctcaataaatggatagcgaataaatacataatttaattaGTTAGTAGAAATATGGAACCAGAATTTGGGAGCCTGTTCCTGGGATGATCTGAAAGCCAGGTTTGTGTACCAATGGTTGAACAGTGCAATATTGTTGATTGCCAGCTGCATTTAGTGATAAGATGTCTGTAATTTTAAGGGCATGAAAAGGGCattgtggggggcttccctggtggcacagtggttgagaatccgcctgccaatgcaggggacacaggttctgggaggatcccacatgccgcggagcaactaagcccgtgcaccacgactactgagcccgtgtgctgcagctactgaagcctgtgctcctagagcccctgctccacaacgagagaagccaccacaatgagaaaccggcgcactgcaacgaagagtagcccccactcaccacaactagaggaagcctgcgcgcagcaaggacccaacgcagcaaaaaaaaaaaaaaaaaaaagaaagaaagaaaaacaaagaaaaaaaatgtcattgtgGAAAAAAGACTTCATCTGTTAGAGATACAGTTAGATGAAGAAAATACGGCTAAATGTTGACAACTGTCAAATCTTGGTGATGGGTCATTAATATGTGGAAGTTCAATATATTGTGCTCTCCACttttctgtactttaaaaattatccctaataaataaaaatctaaaacaaaaagattcatttttattgagcatctgtcaTGGACTAGGTGCTTTAAATACATtatccttttttatctttttgtttgttcgtttgctttgtaatgatttttaaaactttattttgaaataattataggttTATAGGAAGTTGCATAAATAGTACAGAGAGGGTACAGAAGGTTAAATTTTACTTATGATTTATCCACTGAAGCCTAAATCTTACATAACTATATGCAATATCAAAGCCAGGAAATTGGCATTGGTACAATGGCATGTATACTTCTATGACAGCTTAGATTTGAATAAACACTTTCTCCCACAATCAGGGCACAGAACCAATTTCATCAACACAAAGATCTCCCTTGTGCTATCCCCTTAGGcacacctccttccctccccccaccaactcTAACCCTAGGCAACCATTAATCTCTTCTCCCATCTCTATAATATTGTCATGTTGAGAATGtgatttaaatggaatcatacagtatgtaaactTTCATAAAACCTAACAAAAACCACATCTAGTAAGCAGATTCCTCTCTTAAGAACCCATCTCCTTTTTCCATGCAATTTCTTAATACTCCATAATATGTTGACTATATTCTCAAAAGTAAACACCAGGATAACACATATACAATAATATACGTGGCAGCATTAtcataacagccccaaactggaaacaacccaaaagtccatCAGTAGGAGAATAGATAAATGAACTGTGGCTTATTTATACAATCAAACACTagacagccataaaaaagaatgactaagAGATACACATGACAATATGGATGAAATCTTACGGTTGCTACATTGAGCTAAAGAAGTGaggcacaaaacagaaaataatgtataatttcatttacatgaagttCAAGAGTAGGCAGAACTAACTGATGGtgatagaagtcagaatagtggttCACTGCAGAAGGGGGAGTATTGACTGGGAAGGAACATGAGATAACTTTTTAAGGTGCTGGAAATATTTTGTATCTTGATCTGGGTGatagttataaaaatgaatatatatttaaaaattaagcttgTGTATTTTACTACTTTACTATCTGAATGCTATACCTAAATTTTAAAGTATCAAGGCACAGGGTTTGACAAAGAAGTTTGAGTCCTTAGAGCAGTAATGAGGCCAATATTTAAAATTGGGACTTCCTTAGGGAAGCATATGGTGACCAGCCATATCAAGTGTCCAGCCCACCTTCTCCTATGGGCAGTGTACCACTGCATTATAAATTTGCACCTTCTAAATTTTGTTTACTGGGAAATTCCTTGAAAAATCCAGGGATTGAGGTGGGTTTTTCTTGGGGGGGGGGATTGAGCGAGGGGGGCGTGCAGACCAAGGAATACATTGTCTTGAAAGATGAAGAGTTCACAAGTACCCTCTGTCTTCCTCACCCAAACACACTAGGTCAGTTCTGGTGGCAGCCACAATGGTCCTATTCATCTCTTTAGGGCCCAGGGCGTCTAACAGAAGCTGACTAAAACATACTGTATACTTGACTCATCTTTCTGCAAGCAGGAACCGTGTCTCACTTGGCTCTGCAACCCCAGAGAAAGCTTACTGACCTACACACAGCTGTATTCACACAAAGGGCCTCTGAGCATTGGTCCTCAAACTTGGCTGCACATgggaatcacctgggaagttttaaaatgtactgatgcctgggtcctactcccagggattctgatttaattggtacGAAGTGAGCTCTGGGCTTCGGGATTATTTTAAGCGTCCCAGGTGACCTTAAGTACATCACAAACTGAGAGCTCCTGTTTGGCTGCATTCTTCCAACTCGGCGCCTGATTTGCGCTCTGGCCTCAGCTCTCCGGAGGTGAGGGCGAAGTTCACTGAGTTCTGTGGTCCTGCCCCTCTTACAGAACCAATAAACTCAAATCTCTCCGTGACACCCCTAAAGACAAGAATTCTAACCAGTCTGTAGGCGCTCTGCGCCCCGCTCAAGCCTCTATGGTATTTTGGAGTCCTCTCTAGCATTTGGGAGACGCCTTAGTCAGGGCCAGCAGCTCCCTCTCTATGGTAGTGGATTTTCCAGCGCCGCCTCGTTGGTACTTCATTCCGGAAGCGCGTACGGCTCAGAGAAGAGGCGGGACTTCCCTCCCGGAAATGACGCAGGTGCTTCCGCCTTATCCTACCTGAGCGCCCGGTGAGTTTCTAGTATTTACCCGAAGTTGGGGACATAGGGGGCGTTGTGGCAGGCTCCAGGCCGTGGTGAGTGACGTCTGACCTCAAGGTGATCCTGATGATGGCGCCGCCATTTCAGAGGTGTAGACCCTGGGCTGGGGCCCGGGCGCCTTGGTCCCGCGTATGATCGAATTCTTAGGGCCCCGCAGGTTCATGCTCCATTCCGGTCTCCCCTTCTTCTCCTGGTTAGAGGTGACCTAGAGGGATTGGGAGTCAGGGCTCCGGGGCTCGATTTCCAGCCCCGCCATTGACatgttctgtgaccttgggctaggCAGTGTTCCCCTTCGGGGCCTCAGTTcccacatctgtgaaatgggacgtTTGAATTCACTGAGGTCAGTGGCCCCTGCTGGTCTGATGCCCTCTGATTCCTCCACATCCTCCAGCCCCTGCGATGGGAAGGTGAATGGGAGGGGTGGGTGCTGACCATGATGTCTGCCCCCAGGATTAGGAGGCCAGAGGGAGATCTCTTCCACGGTGCAGGGCTGAAATGGACCCGCTTAGGGCCCAGCAGCTGGCGGCAGAGCTGGAGGTTGAGATGATGGCTGATATGTACAACAGGTAAGGGCTGATTCTAAGCTGCCTTGTCTTAGAGAATGATCCCAGGTCACTCTTGCCAAGGCAGAGGTGGATAACTTATGAagattattttcctcattttgggGAAACCTGAGGCCCGGGCTTACCCTCCCGGCGCCCCCAACTCCCGCCCCATGCTTAGGGCTAATGCAGACGCAGTGTGGGGTCACTAGAAGgaattgggcatttaggttgggaTGGAATTGGCGATGTAGGAGCTGAGCAGGAAGAGAAGGTCCCGTCCAGGCTCTGGTTGTGTTCCAGGAAGAGTAGAGCATTTGCCTTTTGACAAATAGCACATAGCCCACTTAGTAGTCAACATTTCTTAAACTCTTAATCCATCTCAGACACATGCTGagcattttatatgcattatctttttttaaaggtgaGAACATTGAGGTTTCTAGAGGTTAAATAACTCTCTCAGGGTCCACAGCTGGTCAGTAGCAAAGTCAGAACCAGTAACTCAGTCTGACTCCTAACTAGTGCCCATAACCATCTGGCAAATTTGGGAACAAATCGTAGCTGCACCAACCACCACTactatggccttgggcaagttacgtGGACTGTTAGACCagtggtttccccatctgtaaagtggagttaATAGTAGTACCTTACTCACAGAGACATTATCAATATTAAATGTAAAAGTATATGACAAGCTCTTAGCATTAAGCCCAACACAAGTCAAGTAagcagtcaacaaatatttgctatttttattggCTTAAGCTCTCTGGTATCCTTCCTAGATTAGTTGTTTTATCTTGGAGGCTCTTtatcagaataatttttaaatgtaggcTGCAAAGTCAGGCTACCAGGGATCATAGCCCAGCTTTATGTGATCCTGAGGCTCTCTGTGCcttcatttccttatctgtaaaaaggggGATAATGATTGTGCCTACCTCTTAGGGTTATCATGAGAACTGCATGACAGAATCCATGTCaagcacttagcatgatgtctggAACATAGCTGGTACTCAGCTAATGGTTCCTGTTTGATTAATCATAAACATGGCTAATGGTTCCTGCTCTCAAGGATCTTCCAAGATAGTTGAGCTTCAAACTGAGAATTTACACTGCCTTCTCGGGAGGTGAAATCAGTGTAGCAGGGCAGGAATGGCTGAGGGTTCCTGGTATGCCACAGGTTGCTGCTGGCTTGACCTTGCTCCTCCTTCTTTCTAGAATGACCAGTGCCTGCCACCGGAAGTGCGTGCCTCCCCACTACAAGGAAGCAGAACTGTCCAAGGGCGAGTCTGTGTGCCTGGACCGGTGTGTCTCCAAGTACCTGGACATCCATGAGCGGATGGGCAAAAAGTTGACAGAATTGTCTATGCAGGATGAAGAGCTGATGAAGAGGGTGCAGCAGAGTTCTGGGCCTGCATGAGGGCCCAGGCGGTACACCTTAAGGCGCACCGTGTCCTTTCCCACCTGTCTAATAAAAGTGCCCCCATTGGGTGTCATCTGTGAAGACTGCCAGGCCTAGGCTCTTTCTGGAAAGTCTCCAGGAGCCCAGGGTATGATGGAGCTCTTTCCCGGTCGGAGAAGGGGTATTTGTCACACTGGCATCtgactgtgtgtttatatatattatatattaaaacaaGTTTGTTGACACCTACAGTGTGCAAAGCGGTGTGCCTGGCACTTGGGAGTAAAGGCAGCAGACACAGCCTCTCCCAGCAGAGGGAGTCTAACGTAGTGTTTAAAAGCATAGACTGGTACCATGGCTTAAGTTTACATTCCACGTCagccacttgctgtgtgaccctgaacgTGTCATTTCACTGTgcttagcttcctcatctgtaaagtggggagaatcagggctgttgtgaagattgaatgagttaatatgaATAAACTATTTAGAATAATGACTGGGCCATAGAAAGTGCCCGGTATATATTATTTCTGTCTAACAACTTAAAATCAAGTGCAGGCAGGCATTTTCCTCAATGATA
This region of Mesoplodon densirostris isolate mMesDen1 chromosome 7, mMesDen1 primary haplotype, whole genome shotgun sequence genomic DNA includes:
- the TIMM10 gene encoding mitochondrial import inner membrane translocase subunit Tim10 — protein: MDPLRAQQLAAELEVEMMADMYNRMTSACHRKCVPPHYKEAELSKGESVCLDRCVSKYLDIHERMGKKLTELSMQDEELMKRVQQSSGPA